In Pyxicephalus adspersus chromosome 10, UCB_Pads_2.0, whole genome shotgun sequence, the DNA window GACTTAGTGTGTGACAACCGTTTCCTATATGTGCCCCTGGTGGTGACAACATGTGTCCGCTCCGTAACATTGCGAAGGAAGGGGTTGTCATTGGCACTAAGCTGGGCCAGGGAGCTGATGTTGGGTGGGCTGTCTGTAGACTGCAATTGGTCGATGAAGACcataaataaatagatgaattTCACATACAATGTCATCCAGTTTACATAGAATTctgaaaataatttatgattacatttcctaaaatagAAAGACACATAAATGAGGTGTAAACATACAGCAGCACATGTCCATGGAGGGTGTGAAGGTCCTGGTGAGGTTGGTTGTCCCACCATCCTGGAGGACTTGTCACTCCTCCACCATGATGGTGAGATCAGATCCCCCTGAGTTTCTGGGGGTCATCACCATATGGAGGTAAGGACAATTCAGAAACCTCCCTGATGACATTACATAATAAATACTCTACATATTACCCAATTATAAACTGTCATGGTGAAAATGCAGCCCTAACCGTGCCGGGAAACTCCACCATGTTTCACAATTGGTTTCCAGACTTCTATAGGGAATTAGAAAAAAGTTCAACCTATCCTGATGGCTTGCAAATTTTAAAATCCTTCCTCAGAAGATGGAACCCAGATGTATACCTATTTATAGGAACCGGAACAATTCAGCCTATTAAGCCAACATATCACTGGCATTAAAGGGTGTGAGTTCTCTCATGTTTGATTAAATAAATCTTCTGAGTAAAATTTTTCCTGCACTTTGAACATGAGAAAGGACGTTCATTTCTGTGACTTCTCTGGTGTCTAAAAAGGTGTGCCTTCATAGAAAAGCATTTCCCGCACTCCAAACACGGAAAGGAATGCTCACCCATGTGACTTCTCTGGTGTTTTTCAAGAAGTATTTTCAACATAAAagatttcccacactcagaacaaGTAAATGGACCCTCAGCAGTGTGACTTGCAAGGTGTTCAAGCAGTCCTCCTTCTTGAAGGAAACATTTCAAACACTCTGGACAAGAAAATGGCTTCTCCTCAGTGTGGACCTTTAAATGTAGCCGGACTCTTCCCTTTTGAGAGAAACATTTCCCGCATTCAGGGCAggaaaatggtttctcccctgtgtgaatcctctggtgtcTAATGAgttctgatttatttataaaggatttCTCACACTCTGAGCAGGAAAAGATCTCCTTCCCGCTACGACTCCTTCGATGTATCTTCAGCTCACTCTTCGTCTGAAAAGACATTTCACATTCCAACCAGGACAATAATGATTGGTTCATGCGAAGTGTCTGATGTCGGTCAAGAGTCAGTTTCTGGGTGAAACCTTTACCACACACTAAACAGAAGAACAACTGCTCACCAGTGTGAAGTCTCTGATGTGTGAGCAATGTAGATTTATGagtgaaacatttcccacactcggGACAGGGAAATGGCTTCTCACCAGTGTGGATTTTTAGGTGTCCCTTTTGTGAGAAACATTTTCTACACTCAAGACAGGAAAAGCGCTTCTCGCCAGATTGAACTCTCCGATGCCTGATCATATCTGCTCTGGTATAGAATGATTTCTTGCACTCAGAACATGAGAAACAAGACTCACCCGTGTGAATTTTACGATGGCCCTTCAAGTGATCCTTCCGTTTAAAACACTGACCACACTCTGAACATACAAAGGGGCGTTTCTCTCTGTGGATATCACCCCTTCCATTTCCAGCAACATGGGGTACATCAAGAGGTATTTTAGGACTTTGTGGCTCCAGCGGCCTCTCAGCACTATTACACCGTAGATGGGAATCAGAGGTGGGAGTATCTAATTTACCAGAAAGCTCCCCAGGATGTGAGGGATTTGATGGTTCATCTGAACTAGAAGGTCTAAGACATATTGTTCTATCGATACCATTTTCTTCTATAAAATATTGTGCTGTGCCATCATCTTCTGTATCAAAGTCTGGAGAGGAGATACAATGTCCCATCCCGGTATTCCAGACACTGGGGTCATCTGCTGGaaagatattttgtattaattgtaGAAGTTCTGTCTTCATTTTTCACATTCACGTGTCACATATGTTACAACAAGTCATGACTCTTCCACAGAATAACGTAATACAGaacataatatattacaaacCCAACCAAGGccatggacctttcatatggtgtacagtatctcttcctcatttgttggggacatgacgttatattgaggaatagagatggacctttcatatgatgtacggtatctcctcctcatttgttggggacatgacgttatattgaggaatggagatggacctttcatatggNNNNNNNNNNNNNNNNNNNNNNNNNNNNNNNNNNNNNNNNNNNNNNNNNNNNNNNNNNNNNNNNNNNNNNNNNNNNNNNNNNNNNNNNNNNNNNNNNNNNNNNNNNNNNNNNNNNNNNNNNNNNNNNNNNNNNNNNNNNNNNNNNNNNNNNNNNNNNNNNNNNNNNNNNNNNNNNNNNNNNNNNNNNNNNNNNNNNNNNNNNNNNNNNNNNNNNNNNNNNNNNNNNNNNNNNNNNNNNNNNNNNNNNNNNNNNNNNNNNNNNNNNNNNNNNNNNNNNNNNNNNNNNNNNNNNNNNNNNNNNNNNNNNNNNNNNNNNNNNNNNNNNNNNNNNNNNNNNNNNNNNNNNNNNNNNNNNNNNNNNNNNNNNNNNNNNNNNNNNNNNNNNNNNNNNNNNNNNNNNNNNNNNNNNNNNNNNNNNNNNNNNNNNNNNNNNNNNNNNNNNNNNNNNNNNNNNNNNNNNNNNNNNNNNNNNNNNNNNNNNNNNNNNNNNNNNNNNNNNttgaggaatggagatggacctttcatatggtgtacggtatctcctcctcattGGTTGGGGACAttcatagttttgtttttaatatttagtcTAATTTAATCTGCTGCTAAGAAGTTTATCATTTACCTGAGCTGATATCTACAGAAGAATCCTCTTCCTTAACTGGCCACATTATCCCAGCTTGCTCCACAGGTGGCAGATCATTTCTCCCATATATCTCTTTTTGCTCTTGTTTAAGTTCCCTCAGGTCTTCATTCTAAtttccaaaaaattataaaacaataaggtgcaaaaaaacaaaatcataatttcACACAGTAAGGGCTTTTATTCAATTCACttcacctacctgatgatggtgagggatctcctgaccttcctgtgtggaatcccgggaatacagaggacggggacatctctctggtgggtttatggggccctcagctccacctacctgatgatggtgagggatctcctgaccttcctgtgtggaatcccgggaatacagaggacggggacatctctctggtgggttcccgttactggatccatctgtaggaaacacacacactgactgaatacattgtctctatgtgtttatcagatgttGGGGGGTCTAGGTGgaccctccgtactgctctctcctttacaataaagtctcctcttacccggtgatgtgagggtctggtggtcctccattatgacgtccttgtagaggtccttgtgtccttctaaatactcccactcctccatggagaaatagacagtgacatcctgacaccttaaaggaacctgacacacacaatgatacagtcaccatccagacacatcccatataaatctcccagaattccctgctcacctctcccgtcaggagCCCAATCATCTTATTATGGACATCTACACTTTTCctattactttgtattttaatatttttattaaatttttctcattacaaaacaatagaaaacaaaacattaacaatatcATGGGGACAAAGAGTATGGTCGTTTTATAAGTGTCCACATATTTAACGTCATGTACAATGCTCGCATTTCCCAGGCCAAGTTGTCCACCACTTCCCATTGCAATATATGAAAAAGACAtcgtaattaaaaaaaacacccacatatCCGGGTAAAAACCACAAACATTAAGATATTATGGATAAGCATTGTATCTCGTTTCTTAACCATACaaccaaacaaataataaacatacctaaagaaagaagagataaaGGGAGTAAGGAAACGAAGGAATAGGGTGAACAGTACTGGGGGGAGGGAAGGGGAGGTGGAGGAAAGTCGAAAGACCAACATAATCAAAATACCGTACTCAAAGATAATTTTCCTTAGGTCAATGCCTATGAGCTATTAAAAGAAATCCACGGTTCCCATATATCTTCAAATTTGTCCAGTGAGTTCTTTAGGGTATGGGTAAGTCTATCGTTCACCATGATCCAGTTTAGTTTGGTTACGATGGGGTCCAATGATATCACGGGTGACTTCCATGCTTTAGCTAACGCAATTCTGCCCGCCAATAATATCAATCTATTCAGTTTCTTTGTGGGTTTCGGTAAAAGTACCACAATTTTGTTAAACAGGGCAGCTTCCACAGAGCTACTAATCTCTTGCTGTACAATTCTGGAAATCAATTTAAATACCCAAAATGTCCTAGCAACCGGACAAGACCTCCAGATATGCACCATGGAACTCCTTGACCCACAGCCTCGGAAACATAAAGGGGAGACTGaaggaaacatttttgctaaTCTAGCCGGTGTGAGGTACCATCTAAGTGCCACTTTATAATTAGCTTCCACCACTGCAGAGTTCAGGGAGACCTTAGAGTGTGTATCATGTCCCACCACTCTTCCAAGTCCCATGTGATACCCAAATCGCACTCCCAATctttcatatattgcagtttactgtcCTGGGCAACTAAGACCGAATAAATAACAGTAATTTGGCCTTTGGTGGAGGCTATTGAAGAGCATGTGCTTTCAAATGGCGAAGAGCGCATGGGTCTTGGGCCTCTCTGATTATCTTGGTGATAAATTAGTTCAATTGTCTATAACGGAAATATTCAGTTGAGGGGATGTCAAATTGAGTGGACAAGTGGTCCCATGTAAGCACTGCTTGAACATCTATCAAGTCTTTCACCCGTCTAAAACCGTTAGAAAGATCTCCATTTCTACTAAAATTATCTTACAATGGTCAGATACATTTCCCTCCTTCAGCAGTTCCAGCAGTGCTATAAAACTATAGGAATATCGTATTACCTTACCTACTGGCAGCTCCAACAATGTCTACCTTCTACTTCCTCCCAGCTCACCTTTCACTCAGTACTTCCTTTTTATACTTTACACCACTTCCTGTCTGTTTTCCATAGAGATTTCCTATTTCAGTAGAAGTGGGATCTCCACctgctggagatcagaggaaCTGCAGCCAGCCATGTCTTTGCACCGTATAGCCCAATCTATGGTTGGAGCTGTACATCTGCACAAAACAGAGACACGTTTACTTGAGATGAGAAGATGGAGGATCCCCCAAAAGTTTACTTTTAGTAGGATTGTATTTTCCATGCTGTGGACATCACatgtataaaaagtttaaagCGCAAATAACCCTTCAATCAAATATTGTGTGCTGTTTTGGGTGGGAACTGTGCACCTACCCCCACAGCTAGGGCCGTTCAtggtgtttctttttcttttaacacactGAAGCCCTTCAATTGCTCACCACCTTCTTCTTTGTCTACAGGTCCTGTCCTCTTATACAGAAACATGGCCTCCACAGCTTGGAAATGTAGTCCGGATTCTACCTTGAGTGTCACATGGTCACGTCTAACCAACACTCCCACCAGATAAATTCAAAGATGAGAGGAAAGGAGATAAGTACATATAACCAGGTAATCAGATATTCTGACCTTCATTTTGTTTCTATATGCACTTtgtattagaatttgccttggcCGGTACATTTTCTGACCccttcatgtttttaaaatgggCAGTTTCATTTTGGAGAAATATTCACCCGTAATGAATGGTTTAATTAATGTAACATATCTCCTCGGGCTTAGTACCTTTCCCAGGACTTCCCACCTCAGGCCCATTCTATACTATGGTAGCTCACTAATCCAACAAGATCCAGCAGCAGTATCGCCTCCACAGGAGTGGAATTCAATGTAATTTACTCCAGTTTGTTTGGTTACAGGGGAAGGTACTGGGGGGATTTCCTTCAGGTGGCTCATAAGCCTTCTGACTCTTTAGAGAGAGCTCCCGACACAATGAGGGGAAAGGTAATACTTGTTACAGAGAAATGAGAGGCTGGGAAGGTCTAGCTAAAGACCAACAAAGAGCataccaaaacacaaatattgaaCAGGCTGCTTGTTGTAGACCACCCTCAGACTGGACACATTAATCCTCAGATTGGGGTACACAAGCTGAAGATTGGGTCCAGCAGTCTCCAAAGTCTAATTAGAATAAGAATGAATGTTGTGTGCTTGAGAGCTGCCAATATTTAACTCTCCGAAGAGAAGCTAGAGAAATTAGTAGGAGCTCCTTCAGCGCAGCCCTATGAACCTTATCATGTGACTGAGGAGGCCATGTTCCTCAGGACCTCACTTGGATGGAGGAACTTCCCATCTTAGAAGTGTTCTTCACACCGAAATCTGGTGACTATAAAGGCAACCAAACagtggcagataaaaaaaaagcttgtaacaACCTCAGAGTGTTatttctagaaaataaaattggTGAACTGCTTTGTCTGAGCTGTGATGAAAATTGATGGAGAAAGGTTTGAGAGGAGGAACCTTCCACAACTAAAGTCTATATTTCCACCTCTCAGTATCAGAATTCCTTCtcatttttttagaaatcagTCTAAGCGTCTCTGCTCATCATCATCCTTCAGCAGACGTTCTGCACAGTGAAGTTcaccattttattgaaatattcacCCAAGTATCTGGAAGGTGTTGTGGAGTAATGGCTCCATATTGATGTACATGGTGACACATCCACATGACTAGGGGTCATCGGGAACACAAACCAGGACAAATCTATGGCGCCATTCAGTGGTGGAGATATTTTTGAGGCTAGAAGGTTGTATCCTCTGAGGGAACTTCACAGAGTCTGTGATGTATCAGTGTGTGGATTTGGGTTCTCATGGTCACAATAAATCATGATAGAATTTCTGGTTTAAAACTGACTAGAAAAGGGTGGTTTGTGCTCTGGAGAGGCCAGTGGGGTCCACAAAGCAGATGAGTGTCAACCCTGATACAAATAATAAGTGAACTACATGCAgaaaccagccaatcagaatgggAGGTGTTAACAAGACTCCTACCAACAATGGGCTGCTCATACTGATTCTCTGGTTCCGAGAGACAAACTACATAGAAAAGATAGAGGACGCTTTCTTTCCTTCATGTCATGTGATGATCGAATAGAGAATGTGCTGAGGCATTATGGGTAGACATGGCTTTCTGACATTATTATTGGAGGATACTACAGATCACCTGAGAGTGGCACGATGGCCAGAATAATGGAAAACCATCGCACAAGTACGTACAGCAAAAATCAGGACAACAAGCAGACGTTTTATGActtcattttactgttataaaaGAGTCCTAATACATAATCTGAAGAGCTTTACACTAAATACAtcaatcaatttaaaatatttagtctTTATTCCATTGAAGCTTCCGATGAAGAGCTGGAGAGATCAGACTACACTGCAGGCAGTACATTTCACATGCTCAGGACATTAAGGTGGATTTTTCCCTGTGAAGGCTGTGATGTTTAGCAAGATCTGACTTTAGtacaaaactttttccacactcaGGGCAAGTATGCGGCTTCTCCCCCGTGTGTCTTATCAGATGTACAGAAAGATTGGATTTGTCtgaaaaacttttcccacattcgGTGCAGGAATACGGCTTCTCCCCGGTGTGGCTTCTCCGATGCACGGAAAGATGAGACCTCTGTGAGTAACATTTCCCACAATCAggacaggaatatggcttctcccctgtgtgagtcctctgatgtgCGGTGAGCTCTGCTTTCCGTAGAAAGCGTTTCCCACACTCAGGGCAAGAATATGGTTTCTCCCCCGTGTGAGATCTTTGATGTGTAACAAGTTCGTATTTCCAAGGAAAGCATTTCCCACACAAAGGGCAGGAATGTGGTTTCTCACCCCTGTGGTCTTTCTGATGTACAGAAAGACTGGACTTTCgtgcaaaacatttcccacactcaggacagGCATACGGCCTTTCCCCTGTGTGAGTTCTCTGATGTTTGACAAGTTCTGACTTCCGTGAATAACATTTCTCACACTCAGTACAGGAATAcggcttctcccccgtgtgagatctctgatgtacaGAAAGATAGTACTTCCTTGAAAAACATTTTCCGCACTCTGGGCATGAAAATGGCCTCTTTCCTATGTGGCAAATTTGATGTCTGACAAGTTCTGACTTCAGAGGATAACACTGTCCGCAGTCAGAACAGGAATAGGGCATTTCCCCTCTATTCTGCCCTGAGTGACATCGCAGATGCATGACAAGTTGTGACTTCCGCGCGTAACACTTCTCGCATTCAGGGCAGGCATATGGCCTCTCCCCCGTGTGAGTAATTTGGTGTCTCTCCAAATTGGACTTGGTGACAAAACCTTTCCCACACTCAGGGCAGTAAAATGGTTTCTCCCccgtgtgagatctctgatgtacaACAAGTTGGGGTTTGGTTGGAAAACGTTGCCCGCACTCCGaacagaaatatggaagctgaCCTGAGTGACATCTCATGTGAACGAGAAGACTGGACTTAAATGGAAATTTTTTCCCACATTCAGTACAGGGAAATAACTGTTCGCTAGAGTGAGATCTTACATGCACACGAAGGCTGGATTTAAAACGGAAATGTTTCCCACACTCGGGGCAGGAATACCTCTTATCTACCTGAAGGATGTCACCATCCCCCATAGCCTGAGATTCCTCAGGGTAAGACGATGGTCCATCTACACCATCAGACTCCAGATGGACATTTCTGGTAATCAAGTCTTCTCCTGGATGTTGGATGTCCTCATCTTTTACTTTACAGTCTGGAGAGCTGGGACTTTTCTTCTTGATCTGTCGTCCAATTactagaaaataaacaaaaattccttATTAGGTTTATGGTATTTGTGGAACTCTAACAGGAAAACCCCCGAGGAGCTTTAGAAAAC includes these proteins:
- the LOC140338972 gene encoding uncharacterized protein isoform X1; translation: MDEKLDHITKTILNLTMKIIHLLTGELCEVVKKTSGETMTPTSHCYRSSPVSKPPPQSHPRGRYSHEKILEVLQKMIGLLTGEVPLRCQDVTVYFSMEEWEYLEGHKDLYKDVIMEDHQTLTSPDGSSNGNPPERCPRPLYSRDSTQEGQEIPHHHQVGGAEGPINPPERCPRPLYSRDSTQEGQEIPHHHQNEDLRELKQEQKEIYGRNDLPPVEQAGIMWPVKEEDSSVDISSDDPSVWNTGMGHCISSPDFDTEDDGTAQYFIEENGIDRTICLRPSSSDEPSNPSHPGELSGKLDTPTSDSHLRCNSAERPLEPQSPKIPLDVPHVAGNGRGDIHREKRPFVCSECGQCFKRKDHLKGHRKIHTGESCFSCSECKKSFYTRADMIRHRRVQSGEKRFSCLECRKCFSQKGHLKIHTGEKPFPCPECGKCFTHKSTLLTHQRLHTGEQLFFCLVCGKGFTQKLTLDRHQTLRMNQSLLSWLECEMSFQTKSELKIHRRSRSGKEIFSCSECEKSFINKSELIRHQRIHTGEKPFSCPECGKCFSQKGRVRLHLKVHTEEKPFSCPECLKCFLQEGGLLEHLASHTAEGPFTCSECGKSFMLKILLEKHQRSHMGEHSFPCLECGKCFSMKAHLFRHQRSHRNERPFSCSKCRKNFTQKIYLIKHERTHTL
- the LOC140338972 gene encoding uncharacterized protein isoform X2; the encoded protein is MDEKLDHITKTILNLTMKIIHLLTGELCEVVKKTSGETMTPTSHCYRSSPVSKPPPQSHPRGRYSHEKILEVLQKMIGLLTGEVPIRCQDVTVYFSMEEWEYLEGHMDLYKHVMMEDHQTLTSPDGSSNGNPPERCPRPLYSRDSTQEGQEIPHHQQGEDLMDIKVEVKVEEEETSVGDDQQYTEEAGMMRTFIKEDTPTEISTVIGRQIKKKSPSSPDCKVKDEDIQHPGEDLITRNVHLESDGVDGPSSYPEESQAMGDGDILQVDKRYSCPECGKHFRFKSSLRVHVRSHSSEQLFPCTECGKKFPFKSSLLVHMRCHSGQLPYFCSECGQRFPTKPQLVVHQRSHTGEKPFYCPECGKGFVTKSNLERHQITHTGERPYACPECEKCYARKSQLVMHLRCHSGQNRGEMPYSCSDCGQCYPLKSELVRHQICHIGKRPFSCPECGKCFSRKYYLSVHQRSHTGEKPYSCTECEKCYSRKSELVKHQRTHTGERPYACPECGKCFARKSSLSVHQKDHRGEKPHSCPLCGKCFPWKYELVTHQRSHTGEKPYSCPECGKRFLRKAELTAHQRTHTGEKPYSCPDCGKCYSQRSHLSVHRRSHTGEKPYSCTECGKSFSDKSNLSVHLIRHTGEKPHTCPECGKSFVLKSDLAKHHSLHREKSTLMS